The Streptomyces aurantiacus genome includes a region encoding these proteins:
- a CDS encoding amino acid adenylation domain-containing protein — MDTIPRWTLAPEPGTAEYEVPLPDGLVTEPPALLAAHAKVLAALSGEREVVTGYVAAKGVPPLLRRLAVGPGPWRDLLTRADLAAREAADRPAGAPPEREAGGGPVPFAAVLDPYGGDVPEDTVLHVRVEDHTLRLRYRTDVLDADAAARVAGYHLTALALLTADPDAEHDRQSLLSGDELRFQLDGLAGPHRELPDRRVHELFEERAAAHPDAVAAVQGDRQWTYRELNSRANRLGRALLARGLRPEGVVAVVMERDLDWMAAVLAVLKAGGVYLPVEPHFPADRIRATLERADCGLVLTEHGSTATLDRSGTGARTLHVDTAYAEDHPDDDLGVPVAADRLAYIYFTSGSTGEPKGAMCEHAGFLNHVHAKLDDLGVGEGQVVAQTAPQCFDISLWQLVCALLVGGRTLLVAQEVILDVPRFVDTIAAGRVNVLQVVPSYLEAVLAELEQRPRELPDLHCVSVTGEAVKKELVQRWFAAEPAIRLVNAYGLTETSDDTNHEVMSRVPDQDRVPLGRPVANVRVYVVDEDLRPVPLGAPGEIVFSGVCVGRGYVNDPERTKAAFTGDPYRPGERLYRSGDHGRWLPDGKLEFLGRRDSQVKIRGFRIEIGEIENALLRVPGVRDGAVVVVGGTRLVAFCTGPEPLGSGAVRERLAASLPAYMVPSAVHWREGLPLTANGKTDRKALTVLAEETGAAGGGSPAEDRPHAPATANERRMAAAWAEVLGIPRDRLGPRDHFFDRGGTSLAAVKLAVALDRAITLKDVTRHPVLADLAALLDGPGREPS, encoded by the coding sequence ATGGACACGATCCCGAGGTGGACGCTCGCTCCGGAACCGGGCACAGCGGAGTACGAAGTACCGCTGCCCGACGGCCTGGTGACGGAGCCGCCCGCGCTCCTGGCCGCACACGCCAAGGTCCTCGCGGCCCTGTCCGGTGAACGCGAGGTCGTCACCGGTTACGTCGCCGCGAAGGGCGTACCGCCGCTGCTCCGCCGGCTGGCCGTCGGCCCCGGCCCGTGGCGCGACCTGCTGACCCGGGCGGACCTGGCGGCGCGGGAGGCCGCCGACCGGCCGGCCGGCGCCCCGCCCGAGCGGGAGGCGGGCGGCGGACCGGTCCCCTTCGCGGCCGTGCTCGATCCGTACGGCGGCGATGTCCCCGAGGACACCGTGCTGCACGTGCGCGTCGAGGACCACACCCTGCGTCTGCGCTACCGCACCGACGTCCTCGACGCCGACGCCGCCGCCCGGGTCGCCGGCTACCACCTCACCGCGCTCGCCCTGCTCACCGCCGACCCCGACGCCGAGCACGACCGGCAGAGTCTGCTGAGCGGCGACGAACTCCGGTTCCAGCTCGACGGGCTGGCCGGTCCGCACCGCGAGCTGCCGGACCGCCGGGTCCACGAGCTCTTCGAGGAGCGGGCCGCCGCCCACCCGGACGCCGTCGCCGCGGTCCAGGGAGACCGGCAGTGGACCTACCGGGAACTCAACTCGCGCGCCAACCGGCTCGGCCGGGCGCTGCTCGCCCGCGGACTGCGCCCCGAAGGGGTCGTCGCCGTGGTCATGGAACGCGACCTGGACTGGATGGCGGCCGTCCTCGCGGTCCTCAAGGCGGGCGGCGTCTATCTGCCGGTCGAGCCGCACTTCCCGGCCGACCGCATCAGGGCGACGCTGGAACGCGCCGACTGCGGACTCGTCCTGACCGAACACGGCAGCACCGCCACGCTGGACCGGTCCGGCACCGGCGCCCGCACGCTGCACGTCGACACCGCCTACGCGGAGGACCACCCCGACGACGACCTCGGGGTCCCCGTCGCGGCGGACCGCCTCGCCTACATCTACTTCACCTCCGGCTCCACCGGCGAGCCCAAGGGCGCGATGTGCGAGCACGCGGGCTTCCTCAACCACGTCCACGCCAAGCTCGACGACCTCGGCGTCGGCGAGGGGCAGGTGGTCGCGCAGACCGCGCCCCAGTGCTTCGACATCTCGCTGTGGCAGCTGGTCTGCGCGCTCCTGGTCGGCGGCCGGACCCTGCTGGTCGCACAGGAGGTGATCCTGGACGTCCCGCGGTTCGTGGACACGATCGCGGCGGGGCGGGTCAACGTGCTCCAGGTCGTCCCGTCCTATCTCGAAGCGGTCCTGGCCGAGTTGGAGCAGCGGCCGCGCGAACTGCCGGACCTGCACTGTGTGTCGGTCACCGGGGAGGCGGTGAAGAAGGAACTCGTACAGCGCTGGTTCGCGGCCGAGCCGGCGATCCGGCTGGTCAACGCGTACGGGCTGACGGAGACCTCCGACGACACCAACCACGAGGTCATGTCACGGGTGCCGGACCAGGACCGGGTGCCGCTCGGGCGGCCGGTCGCCAACGTGCGCGTGTACGTCGTCGACGAGGACCTGCGTCCCGTACCGCTCGGCGCGCCCGGCGAGATCGTCTTCTCCGGGGTCTGTGTCGGCCGGGGGTACGTCAACGACCCGGAGCGCACGAAGGCGGCGTTCACCGGCGACCCGTACCGGCCTGGCGAGCGGCTCTATCGCAGCGGGGACCACGGGCGGTGGCTGCCCGACGGCAAGCTGGAGTTCCTCGGCCGCCGGGACAGCCAGGTGAAGATCCGCGGCTTCCGCATCGAGATCGGCGAGATCGAGAACGCCCTGCTTCGGGTGCCCGGGGTCCGGGACGGCGCCGTGGTGGTCGTGGGGGGCACACGGCTGGTGGCGTTCTGCACGGGGCCGGAGCCGCTCGGATCCGGGGCCGTGCGGGAGCGGCTGGCCGCGTCGCTGCCCGCGTACATGGTCCCCTCGGCCGTCCACTGGCGCGAGGGCCTGCCGCTGACCGCCAACGGCAAGACCGACCGCAAGGCCTTGACCGTGCTCGCCGAGGAGACCGGCGCCGCCGGGGGCGGCTCCCCCGCCGAGGACCGCCCGCACGCTCCCGCCACGGCGAACGAGCGGCGCATGGCGGCCGCCTGGGCCGAGGTGCTGGGCATCCCCCGGGACCGGCTCGGCCCCCGGGACCACTTCTTCGACCGCGGCGGCACCTCGCTCGCGGCGGTGAAGCTGGCGGTCGCCCTGGACCGGGCGATCACCCTCAAGGACGTCACCCGCCACCCGGTCCTCGCGGACTTGGCGGCGCTGCTCGACGGCCCGGGCCGGGAGCCCTCCTGA
- a CDS encoding TauD/TfdA family dioxygenase — protein MTFSSATLLRDVDLRPESPPILRTDAAGDTAGWAAGHRDALRAVVAEHGCVLVRGLGLRDPDTTAAVFRRLATGLMPDLESFAPRRTYADGVYSSSKWPPNQQMCMHHELSYALEFPGLMLFACLDAPAGGGATALADAHAVLDALPARLTERFAREGWLLTRTYNDEIGATLTEAFGTEDRAAVERYCRTRAIDFAWQGDGSLRTRQRRGAVVRHPVTGRPCWFNQIAFLNEWTMDPEVREYLVDVYGPDGLPFNTRYGNGDPIGEDVVRLINEVYEAHTVRAPWHSGDLMLVDNIRTAHGREPFEGPREVLAALADPVRLTDCTATTEARTA, from the coding sequence ATGACGTTCTCATCCGCGACGCTGCTGCGCGACGTCGACCTGCGTCCCGAAAGCCCTCCGATCCTGCGCACCGACGCGGCGGGGGACACGGCGGGCTGGGCGGCCGGACATCGCGACGCGCTGCGCGCCGTGGTCGCCGAGCACGGCTGCGTCCTGGTCCGCGGGCTCGGCCTGCGCGACCCGGACACGACCGCGGCCGTCTTCCGGCGGCTGGCCACCGGCCTGATGCCCGACCTGGAGTCCTTCGCGCCCCGGCGCACGTACGCGGACGGGGTGTACTCCTCCTCCAAGTGGCCGCCGAACCAGCAGATGTGCATGCATCACGAGCTGAGCTACGCGCTGGAGTTCCCCGGACTCATGCTGTTCGCGTGCCTCGACGCGCCGGCCGGCGGCGGAGCCACCGCGCTCGCCGACGCGCACGCCGTGCTCGACGCGCTGCCCGCCCGGCTCACGGAACGGTTCGCGCGGGAGGGGTGGCTGCTGACCCGGACGTACAACGACGAGATAGGGGCGACACTCACCGAGGCCTTCGGCACCGAGGACCGCGCCGCCGTCGAGCGCTACTGCCGTACCCGCGCGATCGACTTCGCCTGGCAGGGCGACGGCTCCCTGCGCACCCGGCAGCGCCGCGGCGCGGTGGTCCGCCATCCCGTCACGGGACGGCCCTGCTGGTTCAACCAGATCGCCTTCCTCAACGAGTGGACGATGGACCCCGAGGTGCGGGAGTACCTGGTGGACGTCTACGGCCCGGACGGACTGCCCTTCAACACCCGCTACGGCAACGGCGATCCGATCGGCGAGGACGTCGTCCGGCTGATCAACGAGGTGTACGAGGCCCACACCGTGCGCGCGCCGTGGCACTCCGGTGACCTGATGCTCGTCGACAACATCCGCACCGCGCACGGCAGGGAGCCCTTCGAGGGCCCGCGCGAGGTGCTCGCCGCACTGGCCGACCCGGTCCGGCTGACCGACTGCACCGCGACGACCGAAGCGAGGACCGCATGA
- the sbnB gene encoding 2,3-diaminopropionate biosynthesis protein SbnB, with protein sequence MTTDATAQPTGAPGALTAPPFSVISGTQVQQALEGRESEIVDLVEAVYRLHGAGDSVNPPSYFLRFPDRPSSRIIALPASIGGQVGVDGLKWVSSFPGNTASGLPRASAVLILNDHDTGYPFACLESSIISATRTAASAALAADRLSRGRGRPVRVGFVGTGLIARYIHTHLAATGWSFEETGVYDLHPDSAAGFRGYLERSGAKGRITVHDGAESLVRSSDLLVFATVAGEPHLHDPGWFAHAPLVLHVSLRDLAPGILLDSANFVDDVEHCLKAETSPHLAERLTGGRDFIDGTLDDVLAGRVSVPADRTVVFSPFGLGVLDLAVGKFVHDEVARRGEPHVIDGFFHELRRYG encoded by the coding sequence ATGACCACCGACGCGACGGCACAGCCCACCGGGGCACCCGGGGCGCTCACGGCTCCCCCGTTCTCCGTCATCTCCGGCACCCAGGTCCAACAGGCCCTGGAGGGGCGGGAGTCCGAGATCGTGGACCTCGTGGAGGCCGTGTACCGGCTGCACGGAGCGGGCGACTCGGTGAACCCGCCCTCGTACTTCCTGCGCTTCCCGGACCGCCCGTCGTCCCGCATCATCGCGCTGCCCGCCTCGATCGGCGGGCAGGTGGGGGTGGACGGCCTGAAATGGGTCTCCAGCTTCCCCGGGAACACGGCGAGCGGCCTGCCGCGCGCCTCGGCCGTGCTGATCCTCAACGACCACGACACGGGCTATCCGTTCGCCTGCCTGGAGAGCTCGATCATCAGCGCCACCCGGACGGCCGCCTCCGCGGCCCTCGCCGCCGACCGGCTCAGCCGCGGCCGCGGCCGGCCGGTGCGCGTCGGGTTCGTCGGTACGGGTCTGATCGCCCGCTACATCCACACCCATCTGGCCGCCACCGGCTGGTCGTTCGAGGAGACCGGGGTGTACGACCTGCACCCGGACAGCGCGGCCGGCTTCCGCGGCTATCTGGAACGGTCGGGCGCCAAGGGCCGGATCACCGTGCACGACGGTGCCGAGTCGCTGGTCCGCTCCAGTGACCTGCTGGTCTTCGCCACCGTCGCGGGCGAACCGCACCTCCACGACCCCGGCTGGTTCGCCCACGCCCCGCTGGTGCTGCACGTGTCGCTGCGCGACCTGGCGCCCGGGATCCTGCTCGACTCGGCCAACTTCGTGGACGACGTCGAGCACTGCCTGAAGGCGGAGACCTCACCGCACCTGGCCGAACGCCTCACCGGCGGGCGGGACTTCATCGACGGCACGCTGGACGACGTGCTGGCCGGGCGGGTGAGCGTCCCGGCGGACCGGACGGTGGTCTTCTCGCCCTTCGGCCTCGGGGTCCTGGACCTCGCGGTCGGCAAGTTCGTCCACGACGAGGTGGCCCGGCGGGGCGAGCCGCACGTCATCGACGGTTTCTTCCACGAGCTACGCCGGTACGGCTGA
- the sbnA gene encoding 2,3-diaminopropionate biosynthesis protein SbnA has protein sequence MPVISDPSEFNEDELYVDLRATLGLPLFLKCEGFNFAGSIKMKAATEMVDAAERDGVLRPGSVLVESSSGNLGVALSVIAASRGYGFLCVTDARCNPATRRMMEALGSLVHVVGEPALHGGLLGARIAYVRAVCASDDRYVWLNQYANEGNWRAHYRTTAPAIARRFPHLDVLFVGAGTTGTLMGCARWFWQWRRRVRIVAVDSVGSVTFGGPPSPRKIPGLGMGIRPPLLDASYVDDVVHVEEPDTVRVCRRLAARGFLFGGSTGTVVSGASTWMARHGRRDLTSVAIAPDLGERYLDTVHSPGWTAGVRGEDTLGSDTLAALSRPA, from the coding sequence ATGCCCGTCATTTCCGATCCTTCGGAGTTCAACGAGGACGAGCTCTACGTCGACCTGCGGGCGACGCTGGGGCTGCCGCTCTTCCTGAAGTGCGAGGGGTTCAATTTCGCGGGATCGATCAAGATGAAGGCGGCGACCGAGATGGTGGACGCCGCCGAGCGCGACGGCGTCCTGCGGCCGGGTTCGGTCCTGGTCGAGTCGTCGTCCGGGAACCTCGGCGTGGCGCTGAGCGTGATCGCCGCGAGCCGCGGCTACGGGTTCCTGTGCGTGACCGACGCGCGCTGCAATCCGGCGACCCGGAGAATGATGGAGGCACTGGGCAGCCTGGTCCACGTGGTGGGCGAACCCGCCCTGCACGGCGGCCTCCTGGGCGCCCGGATCGCGTACGTGCGCGCGGTGTGCGCCTCGGACGACCGGTACGTCTGGCTCAACCAGTACGCCAACGAGGGCAACTGGCGGGCGCACTACCGCACCACGGCACCGGCCATCGCCCGCCGCTTCCCGCACCTGGACGTGCTGTTCGTCGGGGCCGGCACGACCGGCACCCTGATGGGCTGCGCACGCTGGTTCTGGCAGTGGCGGCGCCGGGTGCGGATCGTCGCGGTGGACAGCGTCGGCTCGGTGACCTTCGGCGGGCCCCCGAGCCCCCGGAAGATCCCCGGCCTGGGCATGGGCATCCGGCCGCCGCTGCTCGACGCGTCGTACGTGGACGACGTGGTGCACGTGGAGGAGCCGGACACCGTGCGCGTCTGCCGCCGGCTGGCCGCCCGGGGATTCCTGTTCGGCGGCTCCACCGGCACGGTGGTGAGCGGGGCGTCCACCTGGATGGCCCGGCACGGGCGCCGGGACCTCACGTCGGTGGCGATCGCCCCCGACCTCGGCGAGCGCTACCTCGACACCGTGCACAGCCCGGGCTGGACGGCGGGCGTCCGCGGCGAGGACACGCTCGGCTCCGACACGCTGGCCGCGCTCTCGCGCCCGGCCTGA
- a CDS encoding acyl-CoA dehydrogenase family protein, whose product MAASTHTVTNQAPPLVSYDLFSADRALVEAVDRHLDAPLLDEARDELSALGRTSGSAQVQKWGELANENPPRLRTHDRYGERLDEVEFHPSWHRLLGKGVSAGLTAAWTRPGGHVRRAAGFVVWSQVEAGNGCPLSMTHAAVPALRADPALAAEWEPRLTSLVYDPDPRPAARKAGVLFGMAMTEKQGGSDVRANTTAARPLAQDGTYELTGHKWFCSAPMSDGFLVLAQAPGGPTCFLVPRILEDGTRNVFLIQRLKDKLGNRSNASAEVEFDGTWARRVGDEGRGVRTIIGMVAATRLDCVFGSAGLMRQAVAQAVHHCTYREAFGGRLVDKPLMRNVLADLALESEAATTLALRLAAAYDDGGEQERAFLRLAVPAAKYWVTKRCTPVAAEALECLGGNGYVEESGMPRLLRESPLNSVWEGAGNIQALDVLRALQREPEALNAYLQEVGRARGADHRLDGAIKNLLTELADLGGVEGRARRLVERIAVVLQGSLLVRFAPPEVADAFCASRLGGDWGSSLGTLPHTLDLAAIVERARPVS is encoded by the coding sequence ATGGCAGCCAGCACCCACACCGTGACCAACCAGGCTCCGCCGCTGGTCTCGTACGACCTCTTCAGTGCCGACCGGGCCCTCGTGGAGGCGGTCGACCGGCATCTCGACGCCCCGCTGCTCGACGAGGCCCGCGACGAGCTGTCGGCGCTCGGGCGGACCTCCGGATCCGCGCAGGTCCAGAAGTGGGGGGAGCTGGCCAACGAGAATCCGCCGAGGCTGCGCACCCACGACCGCTACGGGGAGCGCCTCGACGAGGTCGAGTTCCATCCGTCGTGGCACCGGCTCCTCGGCAAGGGCGTGTCGGCCGGTCTGACGGCGGCGTGGACGCGGCCCGGCGGGCATGTGCGGCGCGCGGCCGGCTTCGTGGTCTGGAGCCAGGTCGAGGCGGGCAACGGCTGCCCGCTGTCGATGACGCACGCGGCGGTGCCCGCGCTGCGCGCCGACCCGGCGCTCGCCGCCGAGTGGGAGCCCCGGCTGACGTCCCTGGTCTACGACCCGGACCCGCGGCCGGCCGCCCGGAAGGCCGGGGTGCTCTTCGGGATGGCCATGACGGAGAAGCAGGGCGGCAGCGACGTCCGCGCGAACACGACGGCGGCGCGGCCGCTGGCTCAGGACGGGACGTACGAGCTGACGGGCCACAAGTGGTTCTGCTCGGCGCCGATGTCGGACGGTTTCCTGGTGCTGGCGCAGGCTCCGGGCGGTCCGACGTGTTTCCTGGTGCCGCGGATCCTGGAGGACGGCACACGCAACGTGTTCCTGATCCAGCGGCTCAAGGACAAGCTGGGCAACCGGTCGAACGCGTCGGCCGAGGTCGAGTTCGACGGGACCTGGGCGCGCCGGGTGGGCGACGAGGGGCGGGGGGTGCGCACCATCATCGGGATGGTGGCGGCGACCCGGCTGGACTGTGTGTTCGGCTCGGCGGGGCTGATGCGTCAGGCCGTCGCGCAGGCCGTGCACCACTGCACGTACCGCGAGGCGTTCGGCGGCAGGCTGGTCGACAAGCCGCTGATGAGGAACGTGCTGGCGGACCTGGCCCTGGAGTCCGAGGCGGCGACGACGCTCGCGCTGCGTCTGGCCGCCGCGTACGACGACGGCGGCGAGCAGGAGCGGGCGTTCCTGCGGCTCGCGGTGCCGGCGGCGAAGTACTGGGTGACCAAGCGGTGCACCCCGGTGGCGGCGGAGGCCCTGGAGTGCCTGGGCGGCAACGGGTACGTGGAGGAGTCCGGCATGCCGCGGCTGCTGCGCGAGTCGCCGCTCAACTCCGTGTGGGAGGGCGCGGGCAACATCCAGGCCCTCGACGTGCTGCGGGCTCTCCAGCGGGAGCCGGAGGCGCTGAACGCGTATCTCCAGGAGGTCGGCCGGGCCCGCGGCGCCGATCACCGCCTGGACGGCGCGATCAAGAACCTGCTGACCGAACTGGCCGATCTGGGCGGCGTCGAGGGGCGCGCCCGGCGGCTGGTCGAGCGGATCGCCGTGGTGCTGCAGGGTTCGCTGCTGGTCCGCTTCGCGCCGCCCGAGGTCGCCGACGCGTTCTGTGCGTCGCGCCTCGGCGGGGACTGGGGGTCGTCGCTGGGGACGCTGCCGCACACGCTCGACCTGGCCGCGATCGTGGAGCGGGCACGCCCCGTCTCCTGA
- a CDS encoding GAF domain-containing protein — MDVTRLAAVDTARAARVLDEVRDATLSGQPAPLGPRPVIGESWGRMLRSGVDPDHDFRAGLLGRDEVERRRRDSPLRHVLPVLREGLLSVADLAQHIMVVADGEGRVLWREGSRPVLRKADGFGFELGADWGENVVGTNGVGTPAVVRRPVQVFAAEHFVRTHATWTCTGAPITDPRDGRLIGVVDISGPWETMHPATLAWVDSVAKLAEARLRERHLASLDRLRSVAAPVLARIGGRALAVDRDGWTAAITGMPYLERLALPATIGSDRIWLPSLGLCSVEPLPGGWLVRASDEGSAPRGATRIELDLTQPRRWSVTVAGGAGTWTHELSPRHAELLYLLALHRTGRSAAGLADDMFGDPARTVTVRAEMSRVRRYLGAVLEHRPYRFCEEAEVRVVLPDAPLGALPHSTAPGVLRSRAAAAGTWPVQGDRTAHRAG; from the coding sequence ATGGACGTCACGCGGCTGGCCGCCGTCGACACAGCAAGGGCGGCGCGAGTACTCGACGAGGTGCGCGACGCGACACTGTCCGGCCAGCCGGCGCCGCTCGGTCCCCGGCCGGTCATCGGCGAGTCCTGGGGGCGCATGCTCCGCAGCGGTGTCGACCCCGACCACGACTTCCGCGCCGGGCTGCTCGGCCGCGACGAGGTCGAGCGGCGCCGGCGCGACTCCCCGCTGCGGCACGTGCTTCCGGTGCTGCGCGAGGGGCTGCTGTCGGTCGCGGACCTCGCCCAGCACATCATGGTCGTGGCGGACGGCGAGGGCCGGGTGCTGTGGCGCGAGGGCAGCCGTCCGGTGCTGCGCAAGGCCGACGGATTCGGTTTCGAACTGGGCGCGGACTGGGGCGAGAACGTGGTCGGCACGAACGGGGTCGGCACCCCCGCGGTCGTCCGCCGCCCCGTCCAGGTGTTCGCCGCCGAGCACTTCGTCCGCACGCACGCCACCTGGACGTGCACGGGCGCGCCGATCACCGATCCGCGGGACGGACGGCTGATCGGCGTCGTGGACATCAGCGGGCCCTGGGAGACGATGCATCCGGCGACCCTCGCGTGGGTCGACTCGGTCGCCAAGCTCGCGGAGGCACGCCTGCGGGAGCGGCATCTCGCCTCGCTGGACCGGCTGCGCTCGGTGGCCGCGCCGGTCCTCGCCCGGATCGGCGGCCGTGCCCTGGCCGTCGACCGGGACGGCTGGACGGCCGCGATCACCGGTATGCCCTACCTGGAGCGGCTCGCGCTGCCCGCGACCATCGGCTCCGACCGGATCTGGCTGCCCTCGCTCGGCCTGTGCTCGGTGGAGCCGCTGCCCGGCGGCTGGCTCGTGCGGGCCTCGGACGAGGGGTCCGCGCCGCGCGGCGCCACCCGCATCGAGCTGGACCTGACGCAGCCGCGCCGCTGGTCGGTGACCGTGGCGGGCGGAGCGGGCACCTGGACCCACGAACTGAGCCCGCGTCACGCCGAACTGCTCTACCTGCTGGCCCTGCACCGCACCGGCCGCAGTGCCGCGGGCCTGGCCGACGACATGTTCGGCGACCCGGCGCGCACGGTGACGGTAAGGGCCGAGATGTCCCGCGTACGACGCTACCTCGGGGCCGTCCTGGAACACCGGCCGTATCGTTTCTGCGAGGAGGCGGAGGTGCGGGTGGTCCTGCCGGACGCCCCGCTCGGCGCGCTCCCGCACTCGACGGCTCCGGGGGTGCTCAGGTCCCGCGCCGCGGCCGCGGGGACCTGGCCGGTACAGGGGGACCGAACGGCCCACCGCGCGGGGTGA
- a CDS encoding GNAT family N-acetyltransferase, producing the protein MSIAVTTWSLEQTSPADLLPAAAPDGDVPVVRAEVPSPEFSRFLYASVGGDIRWTDRLAWTYAQWQEELDRPGAETWVAYDRGTPAGYVQLDPQDDGVVEIVYFGLIPAFRGRRIGGHLLSHGVARAWDLADRWPGRAQTKRVWLHTCSKDGEHAMDNYLRRGFKLFDTKVEEEPDLAAPGPWPGAHVG; encoded by the coding sequence ATGAGCATCGCTGTGACCACCTGGTCCCTGGAGCAGACCTCCCCGGCCGACCTGCTGCCCGCCGCCGCCCCCGACGGCGACGTCCCTGTCGTCCGCGCCGAGGTCCCCTCCCCCGAGTTCAGCCGCTTCCTGTACGCCTCCGTGGGCGGGGACATCCGCTGGACGGACCGGCTCGCCTGGACGTACGCGCAGTGGCAGGAGGAGCTGGACCGCCCCGGCGCGGAGACCTGGGTCGCGTACGACCGCGGGACGCCCGCCGGGTACGTACAGCTGGACCCGCAGGACGACGGCGTGGTCGAGATCGTCTACTTCGGGCTGATCCCGGCCTTCCGGGGCCGGCGCATCGGCGGGCACCTCCTGTCGCACGGTGTCGCGCGGGCCTGGGACCTGGCCGACCGCTGGCCGGGGCGGGCGCAGACGAAGCGCGTCTGGTTGCACACGTGCAGCAAGGACGGCGAGCACGCGATGGACAACTACCTGCGCCGCGGCTTCAAGCTCTTCGACACCAAGGTGGAGGAGGAGCCGGACCTGGCGGCGCCCGGACCCTGGCCCGGGGCCCACGTAGGCTGA
- a CDS encoding putative leader peptide encodes MSGTGIALVSRRHVDLGRMSSAICPVR; translated from the coding sequence ATGTCTGGAACTGGAATTGCCTTGGTGAGTCGGCGGCACGTCGACCTCGGCCGCATGTCCAGCGCCATCTGTCCGGTCCGCTGA